Proteins encoded within one genomic window of Acinetobacter sp. YWS30-1:
- a CDS encoding anthranilate synthase component I family protein has protein sequence MNEATYHCPLSFASLQLKDLLYALSPLDHLIYLNNNGQPFIACCAQKYFMVQDGQIQSFKRVDIEQYQADIAELILELEQTPDIKANKFSGGYVGFIGYDYAARQHTQYPERAQPGLFIGQFDSYIKFEADQWVFYSHDLQAEDIFNHLQNLLNQASIPSQFQLKTLCSPRWDKSRYAQAFQDIQDYILAGDCYQINLTQEFTALAEGSLLETAHAFWTLTNAPYAGYLRIGDFELLSCSPELFIDFEAHRKIVTKPIKGTMPRFADPVLDEQSKQRLKDSKKDQAENVMIVDLLRNDLSVYAETGSVKTPKLFNIESFNQVHHMVSEVEATLKEGVHPFDVLLSALPGGSITGAPKIRAMQIIEELEGAPRGAYCGSLGYFNFDGTGSWNILIRSIQKYQDEVSLWAGGGITISSDCDAEYQECFDKVEAMLDLLNTWYKPE, from the coding sequence ATGAACGAAGCTACTTACCATTGTCCTTTAAGTTTTGCATCTCTTCAGCTTAAAGATCTATTGTATGCATTAAGCCCCTTAGATCACCTGATATATTTAAATAATAATGGGCAGCCTTTTATTGCCTGCTGTGCACAGAAATATTTCATGGTGCAGGATGGACAAATTCAGTCATTTAAGAGAGTGGATATCGAGCAATATCAGGCTGATATAGCTGAACTCATCTTAGAGCTTGAGCAAACTCCAGATATTAAAGCGAATAAATTTTCTGGGGGCTATGTTGGGTTTATTGGCTATGATTACGCTGCTCGACAGCACACCCAGTACCCAGAACGAGCTCAACCTGGCCTATTTATCGGTCAGTTTGATTCTTATATTAAGTTTGAAGCTGATCAATGGGTATTCTATAGTCATGATCTGCAAGCAGAAGATATTTTCAATCATCTTCAAAATCTATTAAATCAAGCCTCTATACCATCACAATTTCAATTAAAAACCCTTTGCAGCCCACGTTGGGACAAATCTCGCTATGCACAGGCATTTCAGGATATTCAGGATTATATTCTAGCCGGTGATTGTTACCAGATTAACTTGACCCAGGAATTTACAGCACTGGCTGAAGGTTCATTATTAGAAACTGCACATGCTTTCTGGACATTAACCAATGCGCCATATGCGGGCTATCTTCGTATAGGTGATTTTGAATTATTGAGCTGTTCACCTGAACTGTTTATTGATTTTGAAGCACATCGAAAAATTGTCACCAAACCGATTAAAGGTACCATGCCACGTTTTGCCGATCCGGTGCTTGATGAGCAATCCAAACAACGCTTAAAAGACTCAAAGAAGGATCAGGCTGAAAATGTCATGATTGTAGATTTACTACGCAATGACCTCAGTGTTTATGCAGAAACAGGTTCAGTCAAGACACCTAAACTATTCAATATTGAGTCATTTAATCAGGTACATCATATGGTCAGCGAAGTCGAAGCGACCTTAAAAGAAGGTGTGCATCCTTTTGATGTATTGCTGTCTGCACTTCCAGGTGGATCAATTACCGGTGCACCAAAGATTCGTGCCATGCAAATTATTGAAGAGTTAGAAGGTGCTCCACGTGGAGCGTATTGTGGTTCATTAGGTTATTTTAATTTTGATGGAACAGGAAGCTGGAATATTCTGATTCGCTCGATTCAGAAATATCAAGATGAGGTTTCACTTTGGGCTGGTGGCGGAATTACGATTTCTTCTGACTGTGATGCAGAATATCAGGAGTGTTTTGATAAAGTCGAGGCCATGCTGGATTTACTCAATACCTGGTATAAACCCGAATAA
- the hisC gene encoding histidinol-phosphate transaminase: protein MSNITIEQMRFWSPEVRELEPYVPGEQPKIQNLLKLNTNENPYPPSPKVVEAVQKVLANGADVLRLYPDPDASELKYAIAKQQNVTVENVFVGNGSDEVLAHIFKAFFIQEQPLLYPDITYSFYPVYSQFFGVKTKILPLNENFEIVVDDYKQPNGGIIITNPNAPTSIALSLSAIEEILQANPDSVVVIDEAYVDFGAESAVSLIDKYENLVVCQTTSKSRSLAGLRVGFAIAQPHLIAALEAVKNSFNSYPMDRFAIAAAVASFEDQEYFEAQNAKVIASREKLVNQLNELGFKVLPSSANFIFASLPSKDAGELAAELRERGIIVRYFNRPRINQFLRITIGTDEQNQRLVDTLKTDILA, encoded by the coding sequence ATGTCGAATATCACAATAGAGCAAATGCGTTTTTGGAGCCCTGAAGTCCGTGAGCTAGAGCCTTACGTTCCAGGCGAACAGCCCAAAATTCAAAACCTTTTAAAATTAAATACCAATGAAAATCCGTATCCACCATCACCGAAAGTCGTGGAAGCGGTGCAAAAAGTTTTAGCCAATGGCGCAGATGTTTTACGTCTTTATCCAGATCCAGATGCATCTGAATTAAAATATGCCATAGCTAAACAGCAAAATGTTACTGTTGAAAATGTCTTTGTAGGCAATGGTTCTGATGAAGTCTTGGCACATATTTTTAAAGCCTTCTTTATTCAGGAACAGCCACTGCTTTATCCAGATATTACCTATAGCTTCTATCCGGTTTATAGCCAGTTCTTTGGTGTCAAAACCAAAATCTTGCCACTCAATGAAAATTTTGAAATTGTGGTAGATGATTATAAACAGCCAAATGGCGGCATTATTATCACCAATCCGAATGCGCCAACCAGTATTGCGCTTAGTTTGTCTGCCATTGAAGAAATTCTGCAGGCGAATCCTGATTCAGTGGTCGTCATTGATGAAGCCTATGTAGATTTTGGTGCTGAATCAGCAGTGAGTTTGATTGATAAATACGAGAATCTAGTAGTCTGTCAGACGACTTCAAAATCCCGCTCTTTAGCAGGCCTACGTGTTGGTTTCGCGATTGCTCAACCTCATCTGATTGCGGCGCTTGAAGCGGTAAAAAACAGCTTTAACTCTTATCCAATGGATCGTTTTGCGATTGCGGCTGCAGTGGCTTCATTCGAAGATCAGGAATACTTTGAAGCACAAAATGCTAAAGTGATTGCCAGTCGTGAAAAACTGGTTAATCAGTTGAATGAGCTCGGTTTCAAAGTCTTGCCATCAAGTGCGAACTTTATTTTTGCTTCACTACCATCAAAAGATGCAGGTGAGTTAGCAGCTGAATTACGGGAACGCGGCATTATCGTACGTTACTTTAATAGACCTCGTATCAATCAATTTTTACGTATTACCATTGGTACAGATGAGCAAAATCAGCGTTTAGTGGATACATTGAAAACCGATATTTTGGCGTAA